aggcagggggggccatagggctccacgcgctgcccctgccccgagaaccggctccgcactcccattggctggaaaccaaggccagtgggagctgggggagtggtgcctgcgggcgagagcagtGAGTGGAGcctcctgcctaggagccggacctgctggccacttctggggcgcagcacgctgccaggacaggcagggagcctgctgacCCACATCgcgccactgaccaggagccgccggaggtaagccctgagtcccagccctgagccccaaccccctgccccaaccctgagccctcccaaaccagagccccctcctgcaccccaaacatctcatccctggccccatcccagagcctgcaccccaagtgagagcccctcaccccctcccacaccccaaccccctgccccagccctgatccccctcctgcaccccaaaccactcatccccgaTCCCACCCCAGACGcgcaaccccagccagagcccgtcaccccctcccacaccccaaccccctgccccagcccagtgaaagtgagtgagggtgtgggagagcgagccactgagggaaggggaatgtagtgagtgtgggggcagggccttggggaaggggcgggacagggggcagggccttggggtaggggtgggctagggtgttcagttttgtgcaattaggaagttggcaaccctaggggaGCTTTCAGCTACTTCAGTCCCAGCCTCACCCAGCAgaggcgctgtggggagcaggggggcaggagcgctggctgtggggggagctcccggctactccagcctggtctctcccagcagaggggacgctgtggggagcagggggcaggagcgctggctgtggggggagctcccggctactccagcctggtctctcccagcagaggggacgctgtggggagcaggggggcaggagcgctggctgtggggggagctcccagctactccagcgtggtctctcccagcagaggggacgctgtggggagcaggggggcaggagcgctggctgtggggggagcttcCGGCTACTCCAGCCTGGTCTCTCCCAGCAGAGGGgacgctgtggggagcagggggcaggagcgctggctgtgggggagctcCCGGCTACTCCAGCCTGGTCTGTCCCAGCAGAGGGgacgctgtggggagcagggggcaggagcgctggctgtgggtGAAGCTCCTGGTTTTACAGTTCCAGTCTCCCCCAGCAGGCCCCACTGGGGTGCCAGGTCTGGGTAAGCTCTGGGCTCACTGTTCTGCCCCTCCCAGTGAAGGTTCCCTGACTGTCCTAGAGTTTCATAGATTCctggattccaaggccaaaagggaccatcagatcCCTAGTCTGACCTGCTCTGTAGCACACGCCCTTGAATCCCAccacagtcccctgcactgagccccagaacttgtttggctaaagcagcttccagaaaggcagccaggctTGAAGATGTCAAAGAGTCGGGGAGTCCAGCACTGCCTCTGGCAGTGTGCGCCAGGTGTTAATCACGTAAAAACATTCTTCCaaatttgtgcctaatttctcatttgaattcaTGTGGTTTCAGCTCCCAGCCAtcggttcttgttctgcctttctctgctcgAGTAAAGAGCCCTTGGAACCTGTTATTTTCTTCCCAGGAAGGTACTTAGGGCTAAGGTACTTAGGTAAATAAGGGTTTGTGTACATGGGGACacacaggaaaattaatctgaattagccaaaggtatgaatttaaagtggattagttaaactgtcTTGAactcctgtgtggatgctcttattcagaattagagtggccttttttcagttttgtttagtTCACTTTAATTCTGATTCAGAGTATCCACATAGGGGTTTAATAtgatttaactaatccactttaaacgTTAGTTTCCTGAGTGTTCCTGTGTTGTAGACAAACTCTacaccataatcaagtcacctctcaatctccTTTTTGATTAAACAGATGGAGGTCTCTCACTAGGAGACATTTTCTGTAGCACTCAACTCATTTTTATAGATCTTTTCTTCACCCTCTCTAATTTTtaaatgtggaccccagaactgggTGCAAGTTCCAGTGtcggtctcaccaatgccttatACAGGGATAAAAGcacctccctgctcctctgctaATCCCCTATTTATACCCCCAAGGATCTCATTAGCCCCTTGTGCCACAGAGTTGCCCCGGGAGCTCCTGTTGCATTGCTGGTGCACTTTAACCCCTAAATCCTCTTCTGAGTTGCTGCTCCCCAGGACGTAGCCCCCAGTCTGTAAGTGCAGCCTGGACTCCTTGTTCTTACATGGAGAACTTGGCATTTGGCTGCATTAaagcacattttgtttgaatgggcccagcttaccaagtgatccagattggtCTGTGTGGCTGCCCCGTTCTCATCCTTATTGCTCTGCCGATCTTTGTGGCATCAGCAGTGACTTACTGCCAGAGCATTAGTGAAACTGTTGAATAGTGTCAGGCCttgaactgatccctgcagaacctcaCTATAGACTCCCCTGATCAGTGAGGATTCCCCATTGGCAGCTGTTTTTTGAGAGCTGTTGGTTAGCTGGGGCAtaatccatttaacgtgtgcTCTGTTTCTACTGTATAGTGCTACGGTTTTAACTTCGTGTTGTACTGTACTGAGTCTCAGTATGTTACATCTCTACCGTTCCCTCTGTCAACCAAACTCCTAATtgcatcaaagaatgaaatcagtttgtttgacaagacctggTTTCCATTACACCACATTGACTATTTTCGATAACACACATCTCCGCCTGGTGCCAGCGCATGGATCAGAGCCCACCTCTGACTCCTCTCACCCTTCACTCCCTCTCTCCTGCAGTTGTCCTTCAGCTCCCAGGCTCTCTGACTATTGCCAGCGGCTACCCCCAGGAGTACAGAGCAATGCAGCTGCACCTGCACTGGGGCTCCCCGGAAGGGCCGGGCTCAGAACACACCGTGGACGGACGCCGCTATGATGGGGAGGTAAAGATCCGTCGTGGACCTTCCCCTCTTGCCTGCTGCTCCCCGGGTGTGCCTCAGTTACTGGCGATGATCACATCAGTCCCACCCACTCCAGCTGTCTGCACAGGGTGAGGGCTAGTGCCCTGAGGCGGTTGTGGCAcccccaggtcactggctgccCTTTGTCCACACTGCAGCTCCGTTGGCGGGGAGGTTGCCACCCCTGCCCTCAGTGGAGTGCTCCGACCACGATCTCCGCTCTTGGCTCAGACCCTCTGAGGGCACAGGTCAAGTGCCCAGTGCCCAGCAACCCAGAGGGAGGAATCGTGCGCTTCGGGCTGAGCAACTGAAATCAAAGCAGAGTTTATGACACAGCCTGAAAcatggaagcagaggggaagtgAGGCAAAACTCCCCCATGGAAGGGACATTGTgccagcagggtgcgggtggggAGAGAATAGCCTGGAGCCAGGCACCCGGTGCACAGCGCAGGGTCAGACCCACACGGGGAGCACTCACTCTGCATACAGGATAAACAATCCATACTGCTCTGCAGCCAGACTGCCCTGGCACTAACCAGGTGCTCGGGCCACAGGGAGCCCACCCCCACCTAAGTCCAGGGCCCATCACAGCCCCCTTTAAAATTGCCCGAGAATGTGCCTGGGGGGCACAAGCTACCCCAGGGGACCCAGGCCCTAAGGAGGGGGCAACGCAGAGCTCCCCAGTGCAGGCTGCCCTGTGCTGGAGGATGATTCATCTTTTCCCCAGAACTCTGGCCCACTTCTTGGCATGTGAGGGCCGTGATATTCTCTGGGCCTGGGAGTGGGGACAGCTCGCTGTGCCCTCGTCCTTGGCACCAGCCCAGAGCTGTGTGGTCACAGAGATCCTGGGGCTGTTTGCCGCCTGGGTCTGGTTCCTAACTGGttctaccctccctcccccattgctgTTCACACGGAGCCGCCAGGGCCCAGTGCATCAGGGAGGACAGGAGTTGGAGCTGGCTGCCAGCATGCTGCTGTCCCAGCGAGAGGGGCACCAGGGAGACGACCTTGAGCCCTGCCCCATGTGCAGAAAATGGGGGAGGCTGGTGGCAGGGTGGGCTcttgggacagcaggggctggcagcagcagcagtatgcTCAGGTCACCGTAAATGGTTTGGGGAGCTTGCCTGGTGCCAAGTggtgggctctggccaggtgaccAAGCCCCAGGCGCTGCTAATGGAGAGGCCCTAGTGCTGGGGCTGGCCAGACCTGGTTGGGTCACCCTGGGACCAGTGCAGGTCTGGGTGGTCCAGCACTCACCATGGAACAATGGAGCCTCAGGGGGTTCTGTGCTTTGATTCCAGATCCATATGGTTTATTACAACCCCAGCTATGAGAGCATCAAAGAGGCAATGAGGCAGCCCGGTGGCCTAGCAGTGCTGGCAGCTTTCCTGCAGGTGATGCCAATGGGAGCAGTCACtgggaaggtggggtgggggcagtgccagGCAGGGATGTTCTGATCACTGGGCTGGGCGTGGCAGGGTAGGCGAGGACTGAGAGCATAGGCAattctggggtggaggggaatagGGGCAGTGGAGGGCAGGGGCTCTCCAGGAGGGAGGAATGCCCTGTCAACTGGGCCATGCCAGTGCGGAGATGGGACATGCCCCGATCACCAGGCCATGCTGGTGGTGGGAGGCAGAATGTGCTCTGCACACTGGTCCAGGTGAGGTTAGGGGATGCCCTAATCGCTGGTCAGTGGTAGGGTTCATGCTTTGATCCTGGTCAGGGGGTGGAAGGGCCATGCTGGGGGATGCCCTGACCCCAGCCAAGTCAGTCAGGGAGGTCACAGGTCGCTCCTCTGCCTGTGAGAGTGATATTAGTCCCATGTTCGGAGCGATGCTGTGACCCAGCTGCGGGGGCTCAATAGGCAGGAGACTTGCCATTCCTGGTGCCTGTGCTCTCACACCGGCTGAGTCTGTGTGTTACAGGTTGGGCCGGAGGACAATGTGCACTATCAGCCTCTGCTTGAGCAGCTGGATGAGATCCAAGAGGAAGGTAAAGCCTTTGCGTGCCTAATGCCCACCATGGGGACAGCCCAGGGCAGCGAGTGAGCTGCCTGCTGCACGGAGAGGCTTGTGCATGCCAGACAGACAGAGGCAGGCAGCTCCTGTGAGACAGACAGGCAATGAGTGGCCAGCTCAGCAAAGGCCTTTCAGGGATTCCCGCTCAGCACTTGCATGCCTGTCTCATCCCTCGGGATTCTCCGGGCTCCCACTCTGCACCTGTCCCAATGACATGACTTCCCTGGTGCCTTAGGCTCGTCCATCCAGGGCTTGTGCAGACTGGCTGTGCCTGTCCAGCGCATTGTGCTTCTGCAGCGAAGCCAGGGGCAGTTCCCATGTGGCGGAGCAGTGACCGCTCACCGTCTCTGGGGGTTGGCTCCTGGGGACGTGCTGACCAGGATCTTGCTGTCCTGATTCGGATCCCCAGGGGCCTGTGCAGTTCTTGATTGTTGCTGTGCTCTAGTCCGTAGAGCTGTGCTGCTCTAGATCGTGCTGTCTCTCTGTTCTAGAGCATGGAGACATGCTGCTCTAGAGCACCGGCAGTATTTTTTCCCTTCTAGGCAAGGAAACGGCAGTGGCTGGGTTCAATATTGAAGGGTTGCTGCCCGCCAACCTCGGCCGCTATTACCGCTACAGCGGCTCTCTGACCACCCCTCCCTGCTACCAGACGGTGAACTGGACTGTCTTCAACCAGACGGTGTTGCTGTCCAAGGAGCAGGTCCGTCCGGGGGGTGAGGGCCTGCCTGTTCTGctcttgggggtgggtggggctgcCCGCAGGTGGCTCTGCCATGCCTGTCACACTAGGAGCTGCgagccagcaccagccatggCAGGGGTGGCCCGTAGGCAACCGGAGACTACCTGAAGCCAGCCCCCCTTGCACCAGGGCACTGAGTGCTGAATCCTGGCTGCGTTCATGAGGCTCCCAGGGGCAGCTTAGTGACTCCGTTCAACCCTCCCTCTCCAGATCTCGCTGCTGGAGACCACGCTGCAGGGAGACGATGACAAGGATCTGCAGAACAACTTCCGGCTAACCCAGAGCCTGCACGGACGGAAAGTCCTGGCGAGTTTCCAGGCAGCCCTCAGCCCGAGGCAGGTCCCGCTTCCTGGTAAGGAGCCGTGGGATGTGGCTGGGTGGTTCTCTCCTGCATGCCACCTTGACACAGACAagcctggcagagcagagcagaatcAGGATGCTGGTGTCCCAGGAAGGAATAGCTCACGTAAGCTAGTATCAGTGAGCGCTGGGCCCACAACAATGCAAGGGCCTCTGTGGGGACAGGCAGCTTGGTCTCCAGGGCCCACTCTGTCCTGGCCTCACAGCTGACATGCCAGCAGGGCACAAAAGGAATGTGTCTGAACAAATAGTCACAGCAAGTTGTTTGCAGTTTTCGCCAGCTCACTTTGGGACCCAGGCATTTGGGTGCTTCTCTgtgtgtccccagccctgctagccaaagccaggcaggagctgcaggggagccGGGCTCTTTGAAATCCCAGACCACACCCTCCAGGGGTATTTTGTTACTCCCACTTCTGGGCCTGGCTATGCCTCTGCCCCACTTCTGAAAGAGCTTGGTCAGTTCAGCTTCTTTGAACCCTTCCCTGGAACACCCCTTCCCCAGCTTAGGTGCTTGTTGAGCTTCCTGACCCATCAGTGGTCTAGGAAAGCCGCAGTCTCACTGCCCCACTTCTGAAGCACTCAACGACTGAGGCTGGGCCAAGCACGTGGGCCAAGCCCCGGCATGTCTCTGTGTCTCACCCACAGACAAAGCCACCCTGTGCAGGATACAGCTGGTGTGTAACAGGCGATAACAGAACCATTAACAGCCTGTGATACCGCATTGGGTAAACATTTGCCTGGCGGAGCTCCATAATGTGTCACAAAGTCCTAGTGTTTTGGGCCCAGTTTCAGTTACTGCCTGTAGAGCAGACGATTAACCCACCACCAAGCCGCGTGTGCTGGTGGACGTGCCAGAGCCCTGGCAGAGGCCTTGGAAATTGCAGTCACTGAGCTCGCCCTTACAGCACGTTATGCAGGTGAGGGTGGGTTTCAAGGAGACACAGTGCAGGCGCCCTAGAAAGAGGGATCACATGCTGTGGGCTCAGCAAGCCCTGGGGATGTCAATCCTGCTGCTGCCCAGCGTGAAGGAGGAACCAGGCTCGCTGGAGAAGAACATGTCCCTGACTCTGCCCCACAGGCACCTTGATGTATCTGCACAGACGTAACACGGCTCCCTGAAGCAGTGAGGAGAGGCAGGTCTGGGTGTCCCACCTCCACAGGGGGATATGATCCCCTCTGTCACATGGGGCAGCACGAAACCATCAGTGGGCTCTGGCCAGAGCTGCTGCCCCAAACCAGGATGAGCTGAGCCCTTCTC
The sequence above is a segment of the Natator depressus isolate rNatDep1 chromosome 5, rNatDep2.hap1, whole genome shotgun sequence genome. Coding sequences within it:
- the CA9 gene encoding carbonic anhydrase 9 isoform X4, which translates into the protein MSCTRLGLSLLLLAALGWTEDEHGSEHVSHPKKKGPDHGHWSYADKAQWQLESPYCGGQMQSPINIDTNSTIFSPELQPVVLAGCNLDPSEQLSLMNNGHTVVLQLPGSLTIASGYPQEYRAMQLHLHWGSPEGPGSEHTVDGRRYDGEIHMVYYNPSYESIKEAMRQPGGLAVLAAFLQVGPEDNVHYQPLLEQLDEIQEEGKETAVAGFNIEGLLPANLGRYYRYSGSLTTPPCYQTVNWTVFNQTVLLSKEQISLLETTLQGDDDKDLQNNFRLTQSLHGRKVLASFQAALSPRQVPLPDSENQLGLSLQTADVLAGLFGVLFAVTALAFLIYIHKQRSQNTRPDSHPKPKVIYTAATTDENAV
- the CA9 gene encoding carbonic anhydrase 9 isoform X3, whose protein sequence is MSCTRLGLSLLLLAALGWTEDEHGSEHVSHPKKKGPDHGHWSYADKAQWQLESPYCGGQMQSPINIDTNSTIFSPELQPVVLAGCNLDPSEQLSLMNNGHTVVLQLPGSLTIASGYPQEYRAMQLHLHWGSPEGPGSEHTVDGRRYDGEIHMVYYNPSYESIKEAMRQPGGLAVLAAFLQVGPEDNVHYQPLLEQLDEIQEEGKETAVAGFNIEGLLPANLGRYYRYSGSLTTPPCYQTVNWTVFNQTVLLSKEQISLLETTLQGDDDKDLQNNFRLTQSLHGRKVLASFQAALSPRQVPLPGAGCPPCADSENQLGLSLQTADVLAGLFGVLFAVTALAFLIYIHKQRSQNTRPDSHPKPKVIYTAATTDENAV
- the CA9 gene encoding carbonic anhydrase 9 isoform X2, which encodes MSCTRLGLSLLLLAALGWTEDEHGSEHVSHPKKKGPDHGHWSYADKAQWQLESPYCGGQMQSPINIDTNSTIFSPELQPVVLAGCNLDPSEQLSLMNNGHTVVLQLPGSLTIASGYPQEYRAMQLHLHWGSPEGPGSEHTVDGRRYDGEIHMVYYNPSYESIKEAMRQPGGLAVLAAFLQVGPEDNVHYQPLLEQLDEIQEEGKETAVAGFNIEGLLPANLGRYYRYSGSLTTPPCYQTVNWTVFNQTVLLSKEQISLLETTLQGDDDKDLQNNFRLTQSLHGRKVLASFQAALSPRQVPLPDGGVPPMTPAPDSATEGSTDEAPGADSENQLGLSLQTADVLAGLFGVLFAVTALAFLIYIHKQRSQNTRPDSHPKPKVIYTAATTDENAV
- the CA9 gene encoding carbonic anhydrase 9 isoform X1, giving the protein MSCTRLGLSLLLLAALGWTEDEHGSEHVSHPKKKGPDHGHWSYADKAQWQLESPYCGGQMQSPINIDTNSTIFSPELQPVVLAGCNLDPSEQLSLMNNGHTVVLQLPGSLTIASGYPQEYRAMQLHLHWGSPEGPGSEHTVDGRRYDGEIHMVYYNPSYESIKEAMRQPGGLAVLAAFLQVGPEDNVHYQPLLEQLDEIQEEGKETAVAGFNIEGLLPANLGRYYRYSGSLTTPPCYQTVNWTVFNQTVLLSKEQISLLETTLQGDDDKDLQNNFRLTQSLHGRKVLASFQAALSPRQVPLPDGGVPPMTPAPDSATEGSTDEAPGAGAGCPPCADSENQLGLSLQTADVLAGLFGVLFAVTALAFLIYIHKQRSQNTRPDSHPKPKVIYTAATTDENAV